Proteins from a genomic interval of Lolium perenne isolate Kyuss_39 chromosome 1, Kyuss_2.0, whole genome shotgun sequence:
- the LOC127316920 gene encoding uncharacterized protein isoform X4, with amino-acid sequence MIGNAQQLQEVTIVDYSVGNTRPHDPFSVALSLHVTMSYAQSSSARSTTIWLTGPLCFFHPCRQRTPPISTERFGSEAILSSAARRCRSGRKQSNQARVMVSSGLPHRCCFIRPILPRKTRRPSSSFAETFAGQILFIACLLIILETFLAHR; translated from the exons ATG ATTGGTAATGCGCAGCAGCTGCAAGAGGTTACAATTGTAG ATTACTCTGTTGGAAATACGCGCCCTCATGACCCCTTCAGCGTGGCATTATCACTCCATGTCACCATGTCGTATGCACAG TCCTCATCTGCCAGAAGCACAACTATCTGGTTGACTGGTCCTCTTTGCTTCTTCCACCCTTGCCGCCAGAGGACGCCACCCATCAGCACAGAGCGTTTTGGCTCAG AGGCTATTTTGAGCAGTGCTGCCAGAAGATGCAGATCAGGAAGGAAGCAGAGCAACCAGGCGCGAGTAATGGTATCATCAGGGCTGCCTCATAG GTGCTGCTTCATCAGGCCAATTCTTCCGCGCAAGACGCGGAGGCCTTCATCGAGCTTCGCGGAAACCTTCGCAGGTCAGATTCTGTTCATCGCTTGCTTGCTTATCATCCTCGAAACATTCCTGGCGCACCGCTAA
- the LOC127316920 gene encoding uncharacterized protein isoform X5 has translation MSYAQVYVPVMEFIWSPCSLLSSLCVYLLRSTTIWLTGPLCFFHPCRQRTPPISTERFGSEAILSSAARRCRSGRKQSNQARVMVSSGLPHRCCFIRPILPRKTRRPSSSFAETFAGQILFIACLLIILETFLAHR, from the exons ATGTCGTATGCACAG GTGTATGTTCCTGTCATGGAGTTCATATGGTCTCCGTGTTCTCTGCTTTCTTCATTATGTGTTTATTTGCTTAG AAGCACAACTATCTGGTTGACTGGTCCTCTTTGCTTCTTCCACCCTTGCCGCCAGAGGACGCCACCCATCAGCACAGAGCGTTTTGGCTCAG AGGCTATTTTGAGCAGTGCTGCCAGAAGATGCAGATCAGGAAGGAAGCAGAGCAACCAGGCGCGAGTAATGGTATCATCAGGGCTGCCTCATAG GTGCTGCTTCATCAGGCCAATTCTTCCGCGCAAGACGCGGAGGCCTTCATCGAGCTTCGCGGAAACCTTCGCAGGTCAGATTCTGTTCATCGCTTGCTTGCTTATCATCCTCGAAACATTCCTGGCGCACCGCTAA
- the LOC127316920 gene encoding uncharacterized protein isoform X3, producing the protein MIGNAQQLQEVTIVDYSVGNTRPHDPFSVALSLHVTMSYAQFPKSSSARSTTIWLTGPLCFFHPCRQRTPPISTERFGSEAILSSAARRCRSGRKQSNQARVMVSSGLPHRCCFIRPILPRKTRRPSSSFAETFAGQILFIACLLIILETFLAHR; encoded by the exons ATG ATTGGTAATGCGCAGCAGCTGCAAGAGGTTACAATTGTAG ATTACTCTGTTGGAAATACGCGCCCTCATGACCCCTTCAGCGTGGCATTATCACTCCATGTCACCATGTCGTATGCACAG TTCCCGAAGTCCTCATCTGCCAGAAGCACAACTATCTGGTTGACTGGTCCTCTTTGCTTCTTCCACCCTTGCCGCCAGAGGACGCCACCCATCAGCACAGAGCGTTTTGGCTCAG AGGCTATTTTGAGCAGTGCTGCCAGAAGATGCAGATCAGGAAGGAAGCAGAGCAACCAGGCGCGAGTAATGGTATCATCAGGGCTGCCTCATAG GTGCTGCTTCATCAGGCCAATTCTTCCGCGCAAGACGCGGAGGCCTTCATCGAGCTTCGCGGAAACCTTCGCAGGTCAGATTCTGTTCATCGCTTGCTTGCTTATCATCCTCGAAACATTCCTGGCGCACCGCTAA
- the LOC127316920 gene encoding uncharacterized protein isoform X6, with amino-acid sequence MSYAQFPKSSSARSTTIWLTGPLCFFHPCRQRTPPISTERFGSEAILSSAARRCRSGRKQSNQARVMVSSGLPHRCCFIRPILPRKTRRPSSSFAETFAGQILFIACLLIILETFLAHR; translated from the exons ATGTCGTATGCACAG TTCCCGAAGTCCTCATCTGCCAGAAGCACAACTATCTGGTTGACTGGTCCTCTTTGCTTCTTCCACCCTTGCCGCCAGAGGACGCCACCCATCAGCACAGAGCGTTTTGGCTCAG AGGCTATTTTGAGCAGTGCTGCCAGAAGATGCAGATCAGGAAGGAAGCAGAGCAACCAGGCGCGAGTAATGGTATCATCAGGGCTGCCTCATAG GTGCTGCTTCATCAGGCCAATTCTTCCGCGCAAGACGCGGAGGCCTTCATCGAGCTTCGCGGAAACCTTCGCAGGTCAGATTCTGTTCATCGCTTGCTTGCTTATCATCCTCGAAACATTCCTGGCGCACCGCTAA
- the LOC127316920 gene encoding uncharacterized protein isoform X1: MCHTIYIFVCLVISGMVPYTLLGEDAPLAEAFAAKRLRFVTVLSIGAVADLTTTLLVGLYVQFPKSSSARSTTIWLTGPLCFFHPCRQRTPPISTERFGSEAILSSAARRCRSGRKQSNQARVMVSSGLPHRCCFIRPILPRKTRRPSSSFAETFAGQILFIACLLIILETFLAHR; this comes from the exons ATGTGTCATACTATATACATTTTTGTGTGCCTGGTGATTTCTGGAATGGTACCATATACATTGCTTGGTGAAGATGCTCCCTTGGCTGAGGCTTTTGCTGCTAAGAGGTTGAGATTTGTTACTGTGTTGAGCATTGGAGCTGTTGCTGATCTTACTACAACACTTCTTGTTGGTCTGTATGTTCAG TTCCCGAAGTCCTCATCTGCCAGAAGCACAACTATCTGGTTGACTGGTCCTCTTTGCTTCTTCCACCCTTGCCGCCAGAGGACGCCACCCATCAGCACAGAGCGTTTTGGCTCAG AGGCTATTTTGAGCAGTGCTGCCAGAAGATGCAGATCAGGAAGGAAGCAGAGCAACCAGGCGCGAGTAATGGTATCATCAGGGCTGCCTCATAG GTGCTGCTTCATCAGGCCAATTCTTCCGCGCAAGACGCGGAGGCCTTCATCGAGCTTCGCGGAAACCTTCGCAGGTCAGATTCTGTTCATCGCTTGCTTGCTTATCATCCTCGAAACATTCCTGGCGCACCGCTAA
- the LOC127316920 gene encoding uncharacterized protein isoform X2, with translation MIGNAQQLQEVTIVDYSVGNTRPHDPFSVALSLHVTMSYAQVYVPVMEFIWSPCSLLSSLCVYLLRSTTIWLTGPLCFFHPCRQRTPPISTERFGSEAILSSAARRCRSGRKQSNQARVMVSSGLPHRCCFIRPILPRKTRRPSSSFAETFAGQILFIACLLIILETFLAHR, from the exons ATG ATTGGTAATGCGCAGCAGCTGCAAGAGGTTACAATTGTAG ATTACTCTGTTGGAAATACGCGCCCTCATGACCCCTTCAGCGTGGCATTATCACTCCATGTCACCATGTCGTATGCACAG GTGTATGTTCCTGTCATGGAGTTCATATGGTCTCCGTGTTCTCTGCTTTCTTCATTATGTGTTTATTTGCTTAG AAGCACAACTATCTGGTTGACTGGTCCTCTTTGCTTCTTCCACCCTTGCCGCCAGAGGACGCCACCCATCAGCACAGAGCGTTTTGGCTCAG AGGCTATTTTGAGCAGTGCTGCCAGAAGATGCAGATCAGGAAGGAAGCAGAGCAACCAGGCGCGAGTAATGGTATCATCAGGGCTGCCTCATAG GTGCTGCTTCATCAGGCCAATTCTTCCGCGCAAGACGCGGAGGCCTTCATCGAGCTTCGCGGAAACCTTCGCAGGTCAGATTCTGTTCATCGCTTGCTTGCTTATCATCCTCGAAACATTCCTGGCGCACCGCTAA